One segment of Castanea sativa cultivar Marrone di Chiusa Pesio chromosome 3, ASM4071231v1 DNA contains the following:
- the LOC142628934 gene encoding uncharacterized protein LOC142628934 translates to MEPRFKQRWTNQDMFFNEEDARGVRLPHNDPLVITLTIEGFNTKRILVDNGSSADIMYLPAFQQLKLDPGRLRPFDSPLVNFSGDRVYPKGIVTLKVTVGTYPKQLTRQLDFLVVDCPSSYNVIIGRPTLNRWKVAMSTYCLNVKFSTDLKPLSSRAKSSTAIR, encoded by the coding sequence ATGGAACCCCGATTCAAGCAGAGATGGACAAACCAGGACATGTTTTTCAACGAAGAGGATGCTCGGGGAGTAAGGCTGCCACATAATGACCCCTTGGTTATAACGCTCACAATCGAAGGGTTCAACACCAAAAGGATCCTTGTAGACAACGGTAGCTCCGCAGACATCATGTACTTACCGGCCTTCCAACAGTTGAAACTAGATCCTGGGAGGTTGCGCCCATTTGACTCTCCCCTCGTCAACTTCAGCGGGGATAGGGTATACCCCAAGGGCATAGTGACGCTAAAAGTCACAGTAGGGACCTACCCGAAGCAGCTGACCCGTCAGTTGGACTTCCTGGTGGTAGATTGCCCCTCCTCATATAATGTAATCATTGGGAGACCCACGCTTAACAGGTGGAAGGTGGCTAtgtccacctactgcctaaatGTGAAATTCTCTACGGACCTAAAACCGCTTTCATCACGAGCCAAGAGCTCTActgctataaggtga
- the LOC142628931 gene encoding uncharacterized protein LOC142628931, translated as MEPQGNWLEELEDVAGVAVQYFNDLFSSSPCTRIDECLEAVPQKVTLDMQQALSCEFTADEIKASLFQMGPTKAPGLEAPTQSAFAPGRLITDNVLVVYEALHTMHGRRNGKTGSLALKLDVSKAYDRVEWNFLRQIMLKLGFPGVWVDRVMSCVSSTSFSILINGKSFEASGQCLNMEKSSVYFSSNTLPKKRESIKALLGVSEVDRFESDLGLPTLVGRRKYHTFSYLKDRVWKKLQGWKGKNLSRARKEILIKAMAQSISMYTIGIFQLPIKLCEELQSMCARYWWGQIGNERKIHWLSWDKLSRPKSEGEMGFKNLRQFNLAMLAKQGCRLMQDQETLVFKCLKARYFPRCHFLEAFDPPNSSYTWKSIMVVKPILQKRSCWRVGNGETIWILKDAWLPNSPTNKVLLPI; from the exons ATGGAACCACAAGGCAATTGGCTGGAGGAGTTGGAAGATGTGGCAGGAGTGGCTGTGCAATACTTTAATGACTTGTTCTCCTCAAGCCCATGTACCCGAATTGATGAATGTCTAGAAGCTGTACCACAAAAGGTGACACTTGACATGCAACAAGCTCTGTCTTGTGAATTTACTGCAGATGAAATAAAAGCATCTTTGTTCCAGATGGGACCCACAAAAGCGCCGGGACTTGAAG CTCCAACCCAGAGTGCTTTTGCTCCAGGAAGACTGATTACAGATAATGTTCTAGTGGTTTATGAAGCGTTACACACGATGCATGGTCGAAGAAATGGTAAAACAGGGTCATTAGCATTGAAGCTGGATGTTAGCAAAGCTtatgatagggtggagtggAACTTTCTAAGGCAAATCATGCTTAAGTTGGGCTTTCCGGGAGTTTGGGTGGACAGGGTGATGAGTTGTGTGTCCTCtacttctttttccattttgattAATGGTAAATCTTTTG AAGCATCAGGTCAATGTCTAAATATGGAGAAGTCTTCAGTCTACTTCAGCAGTAATACTCTTCCTAAAAAAAGGGAGTCGATCAAGGCATTGTTAGGGGTGAGTGAAGTGGACAGGTTTGAGTCCGATTTGGGCTTGCCAACTCTGGTGGGACGAAGGAAATACCACACCTTCTCTTATCTCAAAGATAGAGTGTGGAAAAAGCTTCAAGGGtggaaaggaaaaaatttatctaGAGCAAGGAAGGAAATACTAATTAAAGCAATGGCTCAATCGATTTCAATGTATACTATAGGCATTTTTCAATTGCCGATAAAGCTATGTGAAGAACTCCAATCAATGTGTGCTCGGTATTGGTGGGGACAAATTGGAAATGAGAGGAAGATTCATTGGCTAAGCTGGGACAAACTATCAAGGCCAAAATCGGAAGGTGAGATGGGTTTTAAGAACCTTCGACAATTTAATCTTGCAATGCTTGCAAAACAGGGATGTCGGCTGATGCAAGACCAAGAGACACTAGTTTTTAAGTGTCTAAAAGCTCGGTATTTTCCAAGGTGTCATTTTTTGGAGGCCTTTGATCCACCTAATAGTTCTTACACGTGGAAGAGCATCATGGTAGTCAAACCTATTCTGCAGAAACGGTCATGCTGGAGGGTCGGCAATGGAGAGACTATCTGGATTCTTAAGGATGCTTGGCTGCCAAACTCTCCTACAAATAAAGTATTACTTCCGATATAG
- the LOC142628932 gene encoding uncharacterized protein LOC142628932, with product MRVAELIDPISRWWDREFILRSFHREEVEAIMRVPLSCRYTLDTLFWLAEKSECGKVLWKLKVPTKIKVFGWRACCNILSTRINLTRKRIKEDNRCEACKTEPKTEVHALWNYGVAQDIWADCSIRLQKCCGGHDDVLQLMEDLITRLSTEELELFIVQAWFIWHQRNSLTQGKQVQALGVLNKRAKDYMEEFRRAQTRLSINSTI from the exons ATGAGGGTGGCTGAACTGATTGACCCGATTTCCAGGTGGTGGGATAGAGAATTTATTTTGAGAAGTTTTCACCGAGAAGAGGTTGAAGCCATAATGCGAGTGCCTCTTAGCTGTAGATATACTCTGGACACACTGTTTTGGCTGGCTGAAAAGTCTG AGTGTGGAAAAGTACTGTGGAAGCTGAAGGTGCCAACCAAAATTAAAGTCTTCGGTTGGCGTGCTTGTTGCAACATTCTGTCAACTCGGATAAATCTGACAAGGAAGAGGATAAAAGAGGATAATAGATGTGAAGCCTGCAAGACCGAGCCAAAAACTGAAGTTCATGCTCTGTGGAATTATGGGGTTGCACAAGATATTTGGGCGGATTGTTCAATACGATTGCAGAAGTGTTGTGGTGGTCATGATGACGTGCTTCAGTTAATGGAAGATTTGATCACTAGACTGTCAACTGAAGAGCTAGAGCTGTTTATTGTCCAAGCATGGTTCATATGGCATCAACGAAATTCTTTAACCCAAGGGAAACAAGTGCAGGCACTGGGAGTATTGAACAAAAGAGCTAAAGACTACATGGAAGAGTTTAGGCGAGCTCAAACCAGGTTATCCATAAACTCAACCATATAG